From the Leptospira inadai serovar Lyme str. 10 genome, the window ACGTTTTCGGCGGAGAGAGTTCGCTTAATATTCCAACAAACCTCGTCTATTGGATCGATTTGACGAATCCGATCGGAGGTCCTTGGACTTCCATTTCGGCTACCATGCCTGTAGCTCGGTTTGGTCATAAAGCGGTTATCATTAGCAGGTGATTTATATGCGAAACTTTCTGACTCTTCTGTTACTTCTACCTATTGCGCTCTCCCCTTCCTTCGCTCAATCCTCGGAAGAAGTTTACATTCAAATCAAAGGACTCGTAGATTCCTCTCAGTGGGATAAAGCTCAAACCGAATTGGATCGGGTCCTTTCTAGAAATCCGAATGACGCAACGTTGCAATTATACCAAAATTTCGTTTGGATCGGAAAAGCAGATCTTGCCTATGCAAATCGGAAATTTCTGACTGCGTACGGATATTACGAAAAAGTATTCAAAGCCTGGCCCTCACATCCAGGAGTTCGGAATCGGTATTTGGAATTAAAGGCGAAAGAGGATTTGAAGGACCTTCAAGAGGAACGGTCAGCTGCCGTTATTGCAAAAGAAGAAAGAGGGGTAAAGATTTCCCCTCAGACTCAAGTCGGTAGCGGGCCTTCGAAAGCTGTATTTATTTTTGATCCAAGTTTACAGGAGACATCAGCGAGAGTGAAGTTCGAATACGACGAGCTATTGAAGTCGATTGAAGAAGCGAAGAAGAACGTTGTCACGAAAAACAATATTCAAGTTATAGAAAGCTTTAATCCTAAATTTCTATGGCTTGCGATCGCGGGGATAACTATCCTCAGTTTAATAAATACATTCTTATTAATCCGGAAGTAGTCTTTAAATGAAATTCTTCCTGATAAATTTACAAAACGTTTTCTTTGTAACCATCTTAGCCATTTTCCTTTTGCCAATAAAAAATATAATGCCAGATGAGATAAGCGATAAAAATGAAAAGAAGCCGTCTTCTTTTTACTTGTTTGGTTTTGGAATAGCCGGTATTCTTGTAGGTGGCTCAGAATATAATGAAAATGAACCTAATTACTATGCAGCTAAACATCGATTTAACTCAGGGAAGAATCAAGCAATCGCAGCTTATTTAATAACTGGAAATTCCTACTTCGGAGATGCGTTAGGAGTTTATACTCTATTTAAGTATGGCCCAGACCTAAGCTCAACTAGGCAAGAACTTCTATTGGATAAATCAATTTTTCAAGTGGGCTGTGTATTACTTGCCGGAGCAGCAGTTGCTTACGTTTTCGAAAAGACAGTTTTCGTAAACAAGAGGACCGGAAATTCATTATCTATTTCTATAAAACCTACAAAATCATCAATCGAACTCGGAATGATTTTCCGTTTTTAAATTAAATTCCAGGATTATGAGAAAGACTGAGATAATTACAATTTAAAGGATTGCCTCTCCAACATCGCGCAGGTTCTGTCGGTCAGAGGACAGACACGTTCGAGAGGTAGCTGGGTAGAGGAAGAATCTACTCTAACGCAGGAATCTTTCTCCAGAGCCTGGAAACTACGTTTATCAATGTTTCGTTCCCACTCTGTCCTCAGTCCTCTGAACGCGCCAGGGATGCGGAGGGCTTCAGTCCCGAGCCCGCTTAGAATGAAGGCATGCGAGAAGTGAAAAAATGGCGAGGGATGAGCGTGGCTACGCGAACCCGAAGCAGCCCGGTCCTGCAAAGCAGGAGGCGCCCAAAATACTCGGAGCGTTGCGTGAGCGAAGCGAAGCAAAATCGTCAATCGATCCATTAAAAAAAATCGAAACAAAAATGGGGAATAGAGTATGTCACGGTGGCAAACTGCATAGGATTCCGAGTTTCTCGCTGCGAGTCCCATGCAGAGGACAGGATCATTGATGAGCGAAGTTCCCACTTTATAGAAAGATTCTTACGCTAGCAGTGTATTTTCCCCTTGACTCCATCCTTTTTCGAGGGGAGAAATACCTCCGCTTTTCCATAACCTAAGCTAAAGCGGAGTTTTTATGCGATCTACCATGATGGACTATCCCTTAGTCCTACCTTCGATTCTTCGTCGCGCCAAAGACGTTCATCCACATAAAGAAATCGTTACAAAATGGCACGATAATTCGATTCAACGTTACACTTATGGGGAATTTTACAAGCGAACCATTCGGTTAATGAACGCTCTCCGAAATGCGGAAGTAAAACCGGGCGACGCGATTGCCACATTCTGTTTGAATCATTCCTGTCATTTAGAATTATACTTCGCGATTCCATGTATTCGCGCGATCCTTCACACTATCAACGTTCGTTTGTTTCCGGAACAGTTGGTGTATATCATTAATGAGGCAAAAGATAAATTTATTTTCGTCGACAAATCTTTGACTCCTGTTCTGGAGAAACATCTGGGAGAAATCGGAGGCGTAAAAAAGTTCATTATTATCGACGACAAAGAAAATGTGGAACCGGCAAGACTTCCGAACGCGATTTCTTATGATGAATTTTTAGCCGGCGGAGACGAAGTTGAGCGATTCGAGCCGATCGATGAGCTGGAAGCGGCAGGAATTTGCTATACTTCCGGCACAACCGGAAATCCAAAAGGTGTCGTCTATTCGCATCGATCCACTTATCTTCATTCAATGGCGGTTTGCATGGGCGATGGACTCGGTATCAAAGAAAGCGAAGCCGTTCTTCCCGTCGTTCCGATGTTTCATGTGAATTCGTGGGGGATACCGTTCGCTTCGGTGATGTCGGGCTGCAAGTTGGTTTTTCCAGGCAAACATCTGCTCGGAGCAGCCCTAGCCGAATTACTCGAATCCGAGGAAATAACGATTACCGCGGGTGTTCCTACGATTTGGAACGTTTTATACCAACACTTAAAGAAAACAAAATATAGTTTGAAAATCCACACGATGGTTGTCGGAGGCTCCGCTGCCCCCCGCGGTTTGATCGAAGGATTTGAAAAAGATTTCGGGATAGCGATCCTTCATGCCTGGGGAATGACCGAAACTTCTCCGATCGGAACCGTATCTCACCTCCGCAGCTTTATGAAAGATTGGGACGATGAGAAACGTTATGCGTACCGTGCAAAGCAAGGAGTGCCCGTCACAGGTGTCGAAATACGAGCGGTGGACGATGAGGGGAACGAAGTCCCAAAAGACGGAAAGACTCCCGGCGAACTACTCGTACGTGGTCCCTGGATTACCGGCTCCTATCGCGAAGGTGTTTCGAAAGATTCTTTTACTCCGGACGGGTGGTTTAGAACCGGTGACGTAGTGGTTCTAGATCAGTTAGGATACATGCAAATTACGGATCGTAAAAAAGATTTAATCAAAACAAGAGGAGAATGGATTTCCAGCGTAGATATGGAAAATCTCGTTATGGCCGATCCCGACGTTTTGGAAGCGGCAGTCATCGGAAGAAAGGACCCGGTCCGGGAAGAGGCCCCGGTTATTTTCGTCGTTGCTTTGGAAGGAAAACAAGTCGACGCTAAACGAATCCATGATCGCTTAAAGGAAAGTTTCGCACACTGGCAACTTCCGAAGCTGGAAGATATTCGAGCAGTCTCCGCTATTCCGAAAACCAGTGTCGGAAAGTTCGACAAGAAAAACTTGAGAAAGTTGATAGAAGAATAGACTGAAATACGCACGTATCGCATCGTAGATACGTGCCAAAATCCGACCGAGTTCTCATACTTTTACTTGGGGCCTTGACTGCAATAGGTCCATTTTCAATCGATATGTACTTACCTGGGCTTCAGTCCATTTCCAGGGATTTTGGTACCCCAATTTCGAATGTTCAACTTACCTTAACTAGTTTCTTTTTTGGATTTTCATTCGGACAACTAGTTTACGGCCCGCTCATCGATAAATTCGGAAGACGAACTCCCTTGATGGCCGGTTTAATTATTTACACGGTGAGTTCGATCGGATGTGCCCTTTCTGTTTCCGTATGGAGCCTGGTTTTCTTTCGGTTTCTTCAATCGTTAGGAGCATGCGCAGGGATGGTGGTCCCTAGAGCAGTTATCAGAGACGTATTTTCTCCTCATGAAGGAGCAAAAGTATTCTCTCAAATCATTTTAGTCATGGGTATTGCTCCGATTGTCGCCCCGACCGTGGGAGGACTTCTCTTAACCTACATGAATTGGCGGACCATTTTCGTCGTCCTGACGATCATCAGTATAATCGTTTCGGCCGGAGCCTGGCTTTATTTACCTGAAACCGGTAAAAAGGATTCGTCCATCTCCTTAAAGTTGGGGGGAGTATTAAAAGAATATTATGAAGTTTTATATGTTCCCCGCTTCAACGCGTACGTGATCGCGTCCGGTTTATCGGCGGCGGTGATGTTCGCATACATTGCAGGATCGCCGTTCGTATTCATGGGAATATTCGGATTAAGCGAATCCGAATACGGATGGTTCTTCGGTTCGAACGCCGCCGGACTGATTCTCGCAAGCCAACTTAACCGTTTACTTTTACGGAAATTCGAAGCGGAATCGATCGTAAATGCGATTTCTATCCTCTATGTTCCCGTCGGAATTCTGCTAGTTCTTTGTGCAACCTATCATTGGGGAATGATCCCTATGATCGGCCTTATCTTCCTATTAGTAAGCGGGTTCGGATTCATTATGCCGAACGCTTCCGCTTTGGCTATGGCTCCGTTCAGTAGAAATGCAGGTTCTGCCTCGGCGCTGATGGGCGCTATGCAAATGGTTGCGGCAGTCGTAGCAACGGCTAGCGTAAGCTTACTTCATGACGGAACTGCGCTGCCAATGACTTTGGTGATGTCGGGAGCCGGAATTCTTTCCTTATTATCTCTCGTTATTCTCCGGCCAAAAGCCCACCTTAACATCGAAGATTAAGAGAACTAAAATTCGAATTTAGTCCGTATAGGAACGTCTTTCCGCCAGAAATACGACTTTTTCCGTTCTCTGCTCTAGGAGTCGACTAGCGCATCTATCCAACAACTTCCCTATTTTTTTGTTATCGGGAAGGTCCGGCCTTGACGGTGAAGATTCCGGCAATGGAGCCTGGATCTCGTCGATCGGTCGGATGTTCACAGTAGCCTCCCTGTGGAAATAGGATAAAGGGAAGAGTCGTTCTTATCTTACGAATTGTCAAGCACTCGAAAAGATTTAGGCGGAACGGCGCATAGTTTATCTATAACGATTCTATGGCCGTTTTTACGAAGCGCGATGGGATCATTCGGTAATTTCTATACCTAGTTTTTGTTCGATCGCTTTAATTCTGCGGGCCCATTTTTGGAAATTTACGACATTCCGAATATTGACGCGGAGTTTTTGGAATTCAGGAAAAGTCAGACCGTAATCCCAACCGACATAAATATCCGGTTTGGGTGGAGTGTTTCGTACCGAAGTACCCCCGCCGATTATCGTTCCGCTAGGAATGCGGATGTGATCGGCCAATCCGCACCCGCCTCCGATAGTGACGTTATCTTCCACAATAGTAGAACCTGCAACGCCTGTCCAGCCGGCGATCACTACGTTCTTACCGAATACGCAATTATGACCGATGTGCACCAAATTATCGAACTTACACCCGTCTCCGATAATCGTATCTTCCAACCCGCCTCGATCAATTGCAGAGTTCGATCCGAGTTCCACGTCGTCTCCGACGCGAACGGTTCCGACCTGCGGAATCTTATTATGTTTACCGTCGGCAAAAACGAATCTAAAGCCGTCCCCGCCGATCGTACTGTTTCCGTGCGAACGAAATCTTTTTCCGATGATTACGCCATGGTAAATAACGCTATTCGGCCCGACATGCGAGCCTTCTCCGATTTTCACATTTCGACCGATTCTCGCGCCGTCTTCAAGAATCGTATTATCGCCGATTTCGGTCTGTTCTCCGACCGAGACTTGGTGACCGACATAGCAGTTCTTCCCCAGCTTTGCGGACGGATGAACAAATGCCGACGATTCGATTTTAGATCCATATAAGTGAGGGGGGTAAACCAAATCCAATACCTGCGCTAAAACTAGATCCGGTTTAGAAACGACTAAACATGGAACTTCTAACTCCTTGGAAAATTCTTCGGTCGTAAGTACGGCACTGGATAAAGTTTTTTTGGCATCCGAAAGTATTTTCTTATTTGCTAAAAAACTAATGCTTGCTGGAGATCCTGGGGAAATCGGAGAGACCGAATCCACTACGACTTTAGTCGGTTCTGAACAATTCGCAATTTTTGATCCGGATATCTTTACGGAAAGTTCTTCCAAAGTATATCGAGCCATGAAATTCCTCTTTTACCTATATAATCCTGAAACACCAACGTATATTAGTCGGGCATTGCTTACTATCCGAAAATTAGGCGGAAAAAAAGAGAGCTATAGCGAAGGCCTCTCAAATATCGTATCGATTTGTTCGATGCAAATCGGACATAATTTTACGAATCGCTTAGGAACCCGAGAGGAAGTTAAATATCCCGTTTGACGAATTGACGTTCGAAAAAAATCTGTATTCAGTCTTAAATTGAAATCAGGAACCTTCGCCGCGTATGAAGCCCGTTAGAGAACCGCAAATCAACATTTTCAAAAAGTCCAACCCTTATAAAGCCCGAGTCATAAGTAATACTTGTCTTACACCGGAACCTGGAAAAGGAAAACGTCCAAAAAAAGAGGGTGAATCGCAGATTCATCGTATCGTCATTGCGGTCGATCATAACCAGTATCCCTATGTAATCGGACAGTCTGCGGGAATTATTCCTCCCGGAGAAGATCCTGAAAAGAAGGCGAAAGGACTTGCCGACGTCGCTTATACGGTACGTTTATATTCAATCGCTTCTCCAAGTTATTCCTTCGGTTTAAAGGAAGATAACATAGAATTTATCATTAAACGAGATAATGTCTACGACGCCGACGGTAACTTGCAATTCAAAGGCGTTTGTTCCAACTACGTCTGCGATTTGAAGGAAGGGGATGAAGTCGTCATGACCGGTCCTTCCGGTAAGAAATTTCTTCTTCCGACTTCCGATTTTTCGGGGGATATCATGTTTCTTGCAACGGGCACCGGCCTGGCACCTTTCATCGGAATGTCCGAGGAACTACTAGAACATAAATTGATTCAGTTCTCGGGCAACATTACTCTTGTTTATGGAGTTCCATACTCCGACGAATTGGTGATGTTGGATTACCTTAAAAACCTCGAGATCAAATATAAAAATTTCAAACTTGTAACTGCGGTCTCCCGGGAAGAAAAGAATCCGTTCGATGGCGGAAGGATGTACATAACTCATAGAGTCCGCCAACTCGAGACAGAGGTCAAAAAGATACTTTCCGGTGGCGGTAGATTTTATATTTGCGGTGGCCCGAAAGGAATGGAGAAGGGCGTAATCGAAGAAATTCAAAAAATCGCCGGTGACGGCTCTACCTATGAAGAGTATAAACATCATTTAGAGCATTCGCACCAACTCTTCGTGGAAACTTATTGATTCAAACTCTTACGTTTATCAATACTCAAAAGGGCTCGTTACGAGCCCTTTTTTATGGAAAACTACTGGAAATCCAAAACAGGATCCGGTACTTTCGAATCGATTTTGGAGATTTTAAAATGAGTGTAATCAGGGATATAGACAAAGGCAAAGGAGAAATCATACGCGTGGAAATCTCCGAGTTCAAAGGTAATAAGTATTTAAATCTTCGCGTTTGGTACACGGATAGCGAGGGGGAATACAAGCCGACTCAGAAAGGGATAGCAATTCCGGTCGGTTTGTACGACGAGGTGAAGGACGCAATTCTTGCCGCCGAATCTCTTTTGAATTAAATCCTTTTTTCTTGGATCCAGGTTTGGAGTAAATTAAATGCATCCTCCTCGGTTTCCACGGATCGGATATGAGATTCCAATCTCGTAATAGAAAAGACTTTTTTAACCGAGTCCCTCAAATTACAAACGATAAGCTCGCCTCCGCGTTTACGAAGCCACCCGGCTATTTGAATCAGCATACCGATAGCCGAAGAGTCGATGTACGAAGACCTAGCTAAATTGAAGACGACGTAACGGAAGCCGTCTTTCATTTTATCCTGAATGGCGTTCTTGATATCCGGACATTTGTAGAGATCAATGTCCTCTGTAGTTCTGTAAGAGAAGATTTCGTCGTGGTATTCCACACCGTCGTCGATCGGAAAATCGAGAGAACCCCCGGATTTTAATTCGGAGGCGGAAGCCACTAAATGCTTAGAGGCCGTAGGAGAGTTTTCCAGAATTCTAACTTTCAATGCCGTAATTCTAAATCCTAGACTCTGTAAAACATCCGGCGCCAATTCCTCTTTTTCGTTGATATCTTTTAGTAAATCGTTTAGCAGAGTGACCGCTTCTTCTGAGTAGCCTTCCTTTAATAAAACCCCCGCTTTTTTAAGACCCTTTCCCGAGCGAGCTATCAAAGTTTCTACAATTACGTCGGCGTCTTCCTTAACTTGGTCTGGTTGCCAATCTAATTCTAGTTCTTTCCGCTTTTGCTCCAATTTCATCCCGTCCGATAAGTCGTAGTAGCTTGTATCGACGCTTATCGATTCCGGCTGACCTTTACCGCTCGGTCTAAAATGCACTACGATGCTTTTCACATCATCGGCACGCATATCTCCCACTTCTAGCACAAGAGCTTTGGATCTACCCGATTCCTCCGGATCCGGTTCCGTATAAAAGGCGACCTCGGATACTACATCAAGAAAATCTAATCCTTTCGGAAAATGGACCTTTGCTTCGATCGATTGTGCGTATAAGGATCCGATATCTCCGAACTCGCGGAAGAAAATGTCTCCGGTTTCTTCCGGTGTTTCGATGAAATAAAAATTTCCGCCACCGGCTTCTGCGATTTCCTTTAACAGGATTTCATTGAAATCGTTGCCGAAACCGATCACCGTCGTCGTGATTCCCTTTTTATACGCGTTAGCGGCGATATCGATGAGTTGAAGAGGGTCTTTTATTCCAAGCGTAGGATTCCCGTCCGTAAGAAGTATGGCTCTTTTATACACCTCGGTTTCGGGAAATAATTCTAGGGATCGCAAAACATGGAGCCACCCACCGCTTAAATTCGTCGACGTACCTACTTGAATCGTACCGAGTCGATGAATTACCGAATTTTTTTCCGCAAGAGGGACGATCGGCTGAATAACTTGAATATCTTCCGCATAGGCGACTGCCGTTAAATAGTCTCGTCGTGTAAGCCAATTTACAAGAGAGGAAGAAGCCTGGATAACGGCTTCTAATTTTTCCCCTTTCATGGACCAACTCCTGTCCAGCGCTAAACCTAAAACTAAAGGGCGTCTTTGTAGGTTCGTTCCTCCGGGAGGCGAATTTAATCTTATAAGTAAGGAATTCGGCTTAGAAGAAGAACCGGCCGGTCGAAGAAGCTTGGCCGAAAGAATCATGCGCTAAAAAAAACCATTTACCTCCGGGCTTAGCAAGTAGAATTTCATTAGTACGGAAACAAAGATAGTAAATGGATCAGCGCGAAATTTTGCCATATCTACCCGAATTTTTGGAACGTTTCCACAATTTACGTCCTGAAAATAAAGACGAAATTCCTAGTTTCACAAGAATCTATAAAAACGGCGAATTTCTTTGCGAAGCGTCAAATTTGGTGGAAGTCACTCAAGATTCCTCCCGGCATAGCGAAATTATCGCCATCGCTAAAGCGAAAGAATTATTAAAAGATCGATATCTAACCGACTGTTTGCTCATTACTACTCTCGAACCTTGTTTAATGTGCGCCGGTACGATCCTTTTGTCTCGGATACCGAAAGTCGCCTATCTTTTGCCGGCAAAGCAAGGAGAAGGTATTTCCTCTATGAGTTTTGAAACGATCTACAGCAGAAATTTTTTTCCGGATCTTTTACTACTTCGAACGGCGGAAACCAGAATATCCTTTCAAGAATTCTTCCGCGACAAACGGAATTAGTTCCGTCTTTTCCGCTTTTCCTCCTTTATCTGTCCAAAGTATTTGGTAAAATGGTTCACCTATGGCCGGAAATCACGAAGTCCTTTCAAGAAAGTATCGTCCCCAACGATTTCAGGATGTAATTCATCAGAATCTAGCAATCGGGGCTTTACAAAACGCGGTAAAATCAGGAAAGATAGGACACGCATATATATTTTTCGGACCTCGCGGCGTTGGAAAGACGACCATCGCGAGAATTTTTGCAAAAAGGCTTAACTGCAAAAACCCGGTCGATAACGAACCTTGTAACGAGTGTAGTTCCTGCATCGAGATCACTAAGGGAATTTCCGGCGACGTTTTAGAAATAGATGCAGCTAGTAATCGAGGAATAGAAAATATCCGGGAGTTGCGGGACAACGTAAAATTTACCCCGATGGGCGGTAAATATAAAGTCTATATTATCGATGAAGTGCATATGCTCACGGACCAGTCCTTTAACGCTCTTCTCAAAACCTTAGAAGAACCTCCGTCACATGTCGTTTTTGTCTTAGCAACCACGGAATATCAAAAAATTCCCGAAACGATATTATCAAGATGCCAGGATTTCGTTTTTAAAAAAGTTCCTCTTTCGATTCTGCAGGATTATGCCGAGAATCTTTGCCGAGAGGAAAAGACGCAGTATGATACTGAAGGTCTGTTCTGGGTCGCAAAGAAGGGGGATGGATCCGTAAGGGATATGCTTTCCTTTATGGAGCAAGCCTTGGTATTCACGAATAACAAGGTGATAGGTACCGAAATTCGAAGGATGATCGGCTATCATGGAATCGACTTTTTATCCAATTTCGTAAAAAGTTTAGTGGCTCCGGAAAGTCATTCAAAAGCATTAGAAATTATTGAAACTCTTTACCAAGAAGGACAGGATATTTACAAATTCTTATGGGATACCATAGAATTCAGTCACACACTTTGTCTTTTAAAGGAATCGGTCGCAGATTCCGAATCCGTAAATTATCCGCGTGAGGACCTCCTCAGAATGCGTAAGGAATTCGAAACGACCGACCCTATACTTTTAAATCATCTATCGTTTCGTCTTTTCGACCTATTTGAAAGAATCAAAACCATCAAACTTAGAAATTCGTTCGAAATAAAAATCTTCACAGAAATCCAAATAAAGAAACTCGTCGAAGACTTAAATAAACCTTCGCTATCCGGACTTGTAGATAGGATTAACCATCTGATTTTAATGATCCAGGAGCAGGACGAAGCGAAATCATCCTTTTCCGGATTTTCCAAAACGAATCCGAAAGAGGACCTCCCGCGCGACTCTCAAAGCGTAATTTCTAAATCTACGGAGAAAACCGCGGAATCAATCCAGTCTAAGAAGAAAGAAGATACTTTACCGGCAAAATCCGGAGCCGCAAATTCCGCGCTTTCCTCTTTGGAAGAAATGGCCAAAGACGTCGTTTCGGAAGATGCGGAATGGGAAACATCGTTTAAGAACGAGTTCTTAGGAACCGATGTCGATCCTGCAAAAGTTCCTAAGTTGGA encodes:
- a CDS encoding nucleoside deaminase, yielding MDQREILPYLPEFLERFHNLRPENKDEIPSFTRIYKNGEFLCEASNLVEVTQDSSRHSEIIAIAKAKELLKDRYLTDCLLITTLEPCLMCAGTILLSRIPKVAYLLPAKQGEGISSMSFETIYSRNFFPDLLLLRTAETRISFQEFFRDKRN
- a CDS encoding anti-sigma factor antagonist (This anti-anti-sigma factor, or anti-sigma factor antagonist, belongs to a family that includes characterized members SpoIIAA, RsbV, RsfA, and RsfB.), whose amino-acid sequence is MILSAKLLRPAGSSSKPNSLLIRLNSPPGGTNLQRRPLVLGLALDRSWSMKGEKLEAVIQASSSLVNWLTRRDYLTAVAYAEDIQVIQPIVPLAEKNSVIHRLGTIQVGTSTNLSGGWLHVLRSLELFPETEVYKRAILLTDGNPTLGIKDPLQLIDIAANAYKKGITTTVIGFGNDFNEILLKEIAEAGGGNFYFIETPEETGDIFFREFGDIGSLYAQSIEAKVHFPKGLDFLDVVSEVAFYTEPDPEESGRSKALVLEVGDMRADDVKSIVVHFRPSGKGQPESISVDTSYYDLSDGMKLEQKRKELELDWQPDQVKEDADVIVETLIARSGKGLKKAGVLLKEGYSEEAVTLLNDLLKDINEKEELAPDVLQSLGFRITALKVRILENSPTASKHLVASASELKSGGSLDFPIDDGVEYHDEIFSYRTTEDIDLYKCPDIKNAIQDKMKDGFRYVVFNLARSSYIDSSAIGMLIQIAGWLRKRGGELIVCNLRDSVKKVFSITRLESHIRSVETEEDAFNLLQTWIQEKRI
- the lpxD gene encoding UDP-3-O-(3-hydroxymyristoyl)glucosamine N-acyltransferase; this translates as MARYTLEELSVKISGSKIANCSEPTKVVVDSVSPISPGSPASISFLANKKILSDAKKTLSSAVLTTEEFSKELEVPCLVVSKPDLVLAQVLDLVYPPHLYGSKIESSAFVHPSAKLGKNCYVGHQVSVGEQTEIGDNTILEDGARIGRNVKIGEGSHVGPNSVIYHGVIIGKRFRSHGNSTIGGDGFRFVFADGKHNKIPQVGTVRVGDDVELGSNSAIDRGGLEDTIIGDGCKFDNLVHIGHNCVFGKNVVIAGWTGVAGSTIVEDNVTIGGGCGLADHIRIPSGTIIGGGTSVRNTPPKPDIYVGWDYGLTFPEFQKLRVNIRNVVNFQKWARRIKAIEQKLGIEITE
- the dnaX gene encoding DNA polymerase III subunit gamma/tau; protein product: MAGNHEVLSRKYRPQRFQDVIHQNLAIGALQNAVKSGKIGHAYIFFGPRGVGKTTIARIFAKRLNCKNPVDNEPCNECSSCIEITKGISGDVLEIDAASNRGIENIRELRDNVKFTPMGGKYKVYIIDEVHMLTDQSFNALLKTLEEPPSHVVFVLATTEYQKIPETILSRCQDFVFKKVPLSILQDYAENLCREEKTQYDTEGLFWVAKKGDGSVRDMLSFMEQALVFTNNKVIGTEIRRMIGYHGIDFLSNFVKSLVAPESHSKALEIIETLYQEGQDIYKFLWDTIEFSHTLCLLKESVADSESVNYPREDLLRMRKEFETTDPILLNHLSFRLFDLFERIKTIKLRNSFEIKIFTEIQIKKLVEDLNKPSLSGLVDRINHLILMIQEQDEAKSSFSGFSKTNPKEDLPRDSQSVISKSTEKTAESIQSKKKEDTLPAKSGAANSALSSLEEMAKDVVSEDAEWETSFKNEFLGTDVDPAKVPKLDG
- a CDS encoding tetratricopeptide repeat protein, with product MRNFLTLLLLLPIALSPSFAQSSEEVYIQIKGLVDSSQWDKAQTELDRVLSRNPNDATLQLYQNFVWIGKADLAYANRKFLTAYGYYEKVFKAWPSHPGVRNRYLELKAKEDLKDLQEERSAAVIAKEERGVKISPQTQVGSGPSKAVFIFDPSLQETSARVKFEYDELLKSIEEAKKNVVTKNNIQVIESFNPKFLWLAIAGITILSLINTFLLIRK
- a CDS encoding multidrug effflux MFS transporter produces the protein MPKSDRVLILLLGALTAIGPFSIDMYLPGLQSISRDFGTPISNVQLTLTSFFFGFSFGQLVYGPLIDKFGRRTPLMAGLIIYTVSSIGCALSVSVWSLVFFRFLQSLGACAGMVVPRAVIRDVFSPHEGAKVFSQIILVMGIAPIVAPTVGGLLLTYMNWRTIFVVLTIISIIVSAGAWLYLPETGKKDSSISLKLGGVLKEYYEVLYVPRFNAYVIASGLSAAVMFAYIAGSPFVFMGIFGLSESEYGWFFGSNAAGLILASQLNRLLLRKFEAESIVNAISILYVPVGILLVLCATYHWGMIPMIGLIFLLVSGFGFIMPNASALAMAPFSRNAGSASALMGAMQMVAAVVATASVSLLHDGTALPMTLVMSGAGILSLLSLVILRPKAHLNIED
- a CDS encoding long-chain fatty acid--CoA ligase, whose amino-acid sequence is MRSTMMDYPLVLPSILRRAKDVHPHKEIVTKWHDNSIQRYTYGEFYKRTIRLMNALRNAEVKPGDAIATFCLNHSCHLELYFAIPCIRAILHTINVRLFPEQLVYIINEAKDKFIFVDKSLTPVLEKHLGEIGGVKKFIIIDDKENVEPARLPNAISYDEFLAGGDEVERFEPIDELEAAGICYTSGTTGNPKGVVYSHRSTYLHSMAVCMGDGLGIKESEAVLPVVPMFHVNSWGIPFASVMSGCKLVFPGKHLLGAALAELLESEEITITAGVPTIWNVLYQHLKKTKYSLKIHTMVVGGSAAPRGLIEGFEKDFGIAILHAWGMTETSPIGTVSHLRSFMKDWDDEKRYAYRAKQGVPVTGVEIRAVDDEGNEVPKDGKTPGELLVRGPWITGSYREGVSKDSFTPDGWFRTGDVVVLDQLGYMQITDRKKDLIKTRGEWISSVDMENLVMADPDVLEAAVIGRKDPVREEAPVIFVVALEGKQVDAKRIHDRLKESFAHWQLPKLEDIRAVSAIPKTSVGKFDKKNLRKLIEE
- a CDS encoding transcriptional coactivator p15/PC4 family protein produces the protein MSVIRDIDKGKGEIIRVEISEFKGNKYLNLRVWYTDSEGEYKPTQKGIAIPVGLYDEVKDAILAAESLLN
- a CDS encoding ferredoxin--NADP(+) reductase, whose amino-acid sequence is MKPVREPQINIFKKSNPYKARVISNTCLTPEPGKGKRPKKEGESQIHRIVIAVDHNQYPYVIGQSAGIIPPGEDPEKKAKGLADVAYTVRLYSIASPSYSFGLKEDNIEFIIKRDNVYDADGNLQFKGVCSNYVCDLKEGDEVVMTGPSGKKFLLPTSDFSGDIMFLATGTGLAPFIGMSEELLEHKLIQFSGNITLVYGVPYSDELVMLDYLKNLEIKYKNFKLVTAVSREEKNPFDGGRMYITHRVRQLETEVKKILSGGGRFYICGGPKGMEKGVIEEIQKIAGDGSTYEEYKHHLEHSHQLFVETY